The following proteins are co-located in the Shouchella hunanensis genome:
- a CDS encoding Ger(x)C family spore germination protein, giving the protein MKKIILMIIPLLLMTGCWDERLVKDINLIYSQALDKTDEGLIETTIVTIGGAPNESGAQVSTQKPAIISAMGNTPRDSRMNLDRKVSGELYASKNRVTLLSQQLAEENIYSMLDVHFRSPLSTTNARLAVVKGDAKKALHVKVAETPLISNYLGDLLLGLEEVESIPKASMEDVLSALFDNGTDFVLPLLHVIDHENVVVDGVALFAKDHMSGEINADQTLRLLLMDVDRRKPSRFNLRVTENEEDRVNNYVTVDVEEKNRTLKIKKMAPKQFSAHIDLDLILNVVEYPKDTLYIEENVIKLNEEIKKQLQFECEEVLRIIQEANCDYYGLGKHIRAYHYKDWEAINWEEDYANTPFTVSVQTKVVYHGIIN; this is encoded by the coding sequence ATGAAGAAAATAATACTAATGATCATACCGTTGCTTCTAATGACAGGCTGTTGGGATGAGCGACTTGTGAAAGATATTAACCTCATTTATTCGCAGGCACTTGATAAGACGGATGAAGGTTTAATTGAAACGACCATTGTGACGATTGGTGGAGCGCCCAATGAAAGTGGAGCGCAAGTGAGTACGCAAAAACCAGCGATAATCTCTGCAATGGGTAACACGCCTCGTGATAGCCGGATGAATCTGGATCGGAAGGTATCTGGTGAATTATATGCTTCAAAAAACCGTGTAACGCTCTTAAGCCAACAACTTGCAGAAGAAAACATTTATTCTATGCTGGATGTCCATTTTCGGTCGCCACTTTCCACAACCAATGCTCGTTTGGCGGTTGTTAAAGGTGATGCGAAAAAAGCGTTGCACGTTAAAGTAGCCGAGACCCCACTCATTAGTAATTATCTAGGAGATTTGCTTTTAGGGCTAGAGGAAGTAGAATCAATCCCAAAAGCGTCGATGGAGGATGTATTAAGCGCCTTGTTTGACAATGGTACTGATTTTGTATTGCCGCTATTACATGTGATTGATCATGAGAATGTTGTGGTGGATGGAGTAGCGTTATTCGCTAAGGATCACATGAGCGGGGAAATAAACGCCGATCAAACGTTGCGATTATTGCTAATGGATGTGGACAGGAGAAAACCGAGTCGCTTTAATTTACGGGTAACCGAAAACGAAGAAGATCGTGTAAATAATTATGTTACCGTTGATGTTGAAGAAAAAAATAGAACGTTAAAAATAAAAAAAATGGCTCCTAAACAATTTTCCGCTCACATTGATCTTGATTTAATCTTAAATGTGGTGGAGTACCCAAAAGACACACTATATATTGAGGAGAACGTCATAAAATTAAACGAAGAAATAAAAAAACAGTTGCAATTCGAATGTGAAGAAGTGCTGCGAATCATTCAAGAAGCAAACTGTGATTATTATGGGCTTGGCAAGCATATTCGTGCTTATCATTATAAGGATTGGGAAGCGATAAATTGGGAGGAAGACTATGCCAACACTCCATTTACCGTTTCTGTTCAGACAAAGGTTGTTTATCACGGTATTATTAATTAA
- a CDS encoding class I SAM-dependent methyltransferase translates to MTRNQKTKIVVGAGEYHNNPGWLHLQEDELNLIKREDWLTYFEPSSLSVILAEHVWEHLTIEEGTQAAALCYEFLKPGGYVRCAVPDRYFPNEAYQTAVQIGGPGPSDHPASSHKVVHTYRTLCSLFETAGFRISLLEYHDENGRFHQNDWNKEDGMIYRSKRFDHRNQNGTLQFASLLIDASKP, encoded by the coding sequence ATGACAAGAAACCAAAAAACAAAGATTGTTGTTGGTGCTGGTGAGTATCATAATAACCCTGGATGGCTTCATCTACAAGAAGATGAGCTAAATCTTATAAAGCGAGAAGATTGGCTGACGTACTTTGAGCCATCAAGCCTTTCTGTTATTTTAGCAGAACATGTTTGGGAACACCTTACGATTGAAGAAGGGACTCAAGCTGCCGCTCTTTGTTATGAGTTTTTAAAACCAGGAGGGTATGTTCGTTGTGCCGTACCTGATCGCTATTTCCCTAACGAGGCGTACCAGACTGCTGTACAAATTGGTGGACCAGGCCCCTCAGATCATCCTGCTAGTAGCCATAAAGTCGTTCATACCTATCGTACACTTTGCTCGCTTTTTGAGACTGCCGGCTTTCGCATTTCACTGTTAGAATACCATGATGAGAATGGTCGGTTTCATCAGAATGACTGGAACAAAGAAGATGGTATGATTTATCGCTCAAAACGATTTGACCATCGAAATCAAAATGGTACGCTCCAATTTGCTTCTTTACTAATCGACGCGAGTAAACCCTGA
- a CDS encoding thiamine-binding protein, whose product MSTVLAGIQLLPNLKEDHTGGMIDHSLQLVEKSGLRYEVGPLETVVEGDLESVMGLIKTIQEDAIQSGADELLSHVKIHYRKHGVSFEDKK is encoded by the coding sequence ATGTCAACAGTACTTGCAGGTATTCAGCTTCTGCCGAACCTTAAAGAAGACCATACAGGAGGAATGATTGATCATTCTCTACAGTTGGTTGAAAAATCTGGTCTTAGATATGAGGTAGGACCACTGGAAACGGTTGTTGAAGGCGATTTAGAATCGGTTATGGGTCTTATTAAAACAATCCAAGAGGACGCTATTCAATCAGGGGCCGATGAACTACTGTCTCACGTAAAGATCCATTACCGTAAACACGGCGTTTCGTTTGAAGATAAAAAATAA
- a CDS encoding isochorismatase family cysteine hydrolase → MDKHTVLLIVDLINPFDFKDAEKLYDASYTCAQQIAKLKDTMQEKGYPVIYVNDNYGHWKSEFTQLYHYIVENELPGSPIATLLKPSEHEYSVLKPQFSGFFATPLDMLLKRMEAKTLIITGVVGNMCIEFTANDAYMLGYHLIIPRDGFASFTEQEYQQSLTHFEEILKADTRSIEELIQKRDR, encoded by the coding sequence TTGGATAAGCATACGGTTTTGTTAATTGTAGATTTAATTAATCCATTTGATTTTAAAGACGCTGAGAAGCTCTATGATGCGTCTTATACATGTGCACAACAAATTGCCAAATTAAAAGATACCATGCAAGAAAAGGGTTATCCAGTTATCTATGTAAACGACAATTATGGTCACTGGAAATCTGAATTTACCCAGCTGTATCATTACATTGTCGAAAATGAACTTCCTGGCTCGCCGATTGCAACATTATTAAAGCCAAGTGAGCATGAATATTCTGTTCTGAAGCCTCAATTTTCCGGTTTCTTTGCTACACCTTTAGATATGCTTTTAAAAAGAATGGAAGCAAAAACGCTTATTATAACAGGTGTTGTCGGAAACATGTGTATTGAATTTACTGCGAATGATGCGTACATGCTCGGTTATCATTTAATTATTCCTAGGGACGGTTTTGCGTCTTTTACAGAACAGGAATATCAACAATCGTTAACTCATTTTGAGGAGATTCTTAAAGCAGATACACGATCTATTGAGGAACTAATACAAAAAAGGGATCGCTAA
- a CDS encoding alpha/beta family hydrolase encodes MKKGLKWIFLGFIGIILLLGAGFFVWTQFTYELINAEGVELNEPLPINDDWIIYSASNADTGFVLYPGAKVEPEAYAYLAQELSQQGITVAIPSVTLNLSIFDSAKAEELIQREPDLHWYIGGHSMGGAAAAMYADNHLETIEGLLLFGSYAASNESLHSSSLPVLSLSASEDGLSTPEKIEDNSKNLPDTTDFIEIEGGNHAYFGLYGEQTGDGDAHLSVAEQQEAIIEIVISWITEQTNEKRNRP; translated from the coding sequence ATGAAAAAAGGACTAAAATGGATATTTCTTGGTTTTATAGGAATTATCCTTCTTCTAGGGGCAGGTTTCTTCGTCTGGACTCAGTTCACCTATGAGCTGATCAATGCTGAAGGTGTTGAATTAAATGAACCTCTTCCTATAAACGATGATTGGATTATTTATTCTGCTTCTAATGCGGACACCGGGTTCGTTTTGTATCCTGGGGCGAAAGTAGAACCAGAAGCGTATGCTTACCTCGCGCAAGAATTGTCTCAGCAAGGTATAACGGTAGCTATTCCGTCTGTTACGTTAAACCTCTCAATTTTTGATAGTGCTAAAGCAGAAGAGTTAATCCAAAGGGAGCCTGATCTTCATTGGTATATAGGTGGGCATTCTATGGGTGGTGCAGCTGCAGCGATGTATGCAGATAACCACTTGGAGACGATTGAGGGCTTACTTTTATTCGGTTCGTATGCAGCGAGCAATGAATCTTTACACTCCTCTTCTCTCCCAGTCCTTTCTCTTAGTGCATCCGAAGACGGCTTAAGCACACCAGAGAAAATTGAAGATAATAGCAAAAACCTTCCAGATACGACCGACTTTATTGAAATTGAAGGCGGCAACCATGCATATTTTGGTCTATACGGTGAACAAACTGGCGATGGGGATGCACATCTTTCTGTAGCCGAGCAGCAAGAAGCGATCATCGAGATCGTTATTTCTTGGATAACAGAGCAGACAAACGAAAAAAGGAATCGCCCTTAG
- a CDS encoding DUF3291 domain-containing protein, whose amino-acid sequence MIVSITRLHLRGIRTLPTFAWMTVRSHFQIRKTKGLEHVSYRKEGMLTYWTMSIWHSPEDMKAFRNHGAHLRAMKHSRQLADELQYIQFSTTSKTLSWDECKEKLHQKYRANELVTEKNGL is encoded by the coding sequence ATGATTGTATCGATTACAAGACTACATTTGAGAGGGATTCGGACACTGCCAACGTTTGCTTGGATGACTGTTCGCTCACATTTTCAAATACGTAAAACAAAGGGGCTCGAACACGTTTCGTACCGAAAAGAAGGCATGTTAACGTATTGGACTATGTCGATTTGGCATTCCCCTGAAGACATGAAGGCCTTTAGAAATCATGGAGCACACCTAAGAGCAATGAAACATTCTAGGCAGCTGGCAGATGAGTTACAATACATTCAATTTTCGACAACGTCAAAAACATTGAGCTGGGATGAGTGCAAAGAAAAGCTTCATCAAAAGTATCGAGCTAATGAGTTAGTAACAGAAAAGAACGGCTTATGA
- a CDS encoding organic hydroperoxide resistance protein has translation MALYTASSKASGGRQGKVESSDGTLNLSLSLPKGLGGNEKAGTTNPEQLFSAGYAACFDSALHLVAGQKKKRITSEVTAEISIDKQPEGFGLSAQLIVEMNGVSQQEAEELVEKAHQVCPYSRAVQGNIEVRKRVITK, from the coding sequence ATGGCTTTATATACTGCATCTTCTAAAGCTTCAGGCGGACGTCAGGGAAAGGTAGAATCATCGGACGGTACGTTAAACTTATCGCTTTCATTACCTAAAGGATTAGGCGGAAATGAAAAAGCAGGCACCACGAACCCTGAACAACTCTTTTCTGCTGGCTATGCCGCTTGCTTTGATAGCGCATTGCACTTGGTCGCAGGGCAAAAAAAGAAAAGAATCACTTCTGAAGTTACAGCAGAAATTAGTATTGATAAACAACCGGAGGGATTCGGGTTAAGTGCACAATTAATTGTCGAAATGAATGGTGTGTCTCAGCAAGAAGCAGAAGAACTTGTTGAAAAGGCACACCAAGTATGCCCTTATTCTCGTGCTGTCCAAGGAAATATTGAGGTAAGAAAAAGAGTGATCACTAAATAA
- a CDS encoding MarR family winged helix-turn-helix transcriptional regulator produces MINEILRLDNQICFPLYAVNKEMTKRYRPLLEELNVTYPQYLVLLVLWESGEMSVKELGERLFLDSGTLTPMLKRMEENEFIARNRSKGDERVVNVTLTEQGEQAREKATKIPLRFLEQTNLNEEELMQLKRILAKMLKNSE; encoded by the coding sequence ATGATAAATGAGATATTGAGATTAGATAACCAAATTTGTTTTCCATTGTATGCTGTAAACAAGGAGATGACTAAACGGTACCGACCATTGCTGGAAGAACTTAATGTCACCTATCCGCAGTACTTGGTCTTGCTAGTGTTATGGGAAAGTGGTGAAATGTCCGTTAAAGAACTAGGTGAACGTCTCTTTTTGGATTCAGGAACCTTGACCCCGATGTTGAAAAGAATGGAAGAGAATGAATTCATCGCTCGCAACCGTTCAAAAGGTGACGAGCGTGTTGTAAATGTCACTTTGACTGAACAAGGTGAGCAGGCTAGAGAGAAAGCAACTAAGATTCCGTTAAGATTTCTAGAGCAAACGAATTTAAATGAAGAAGAACTGATGCAGCTAAAACGAATTTTGGCTAAAATGCTTAAAAATAGTGAATAA
- a CDS encoding NAD(P)-dependent oxidoreductase: MNLFILGATGRVGRFILLNALKDKNNVTALVRDPEKLDSFLNDAHLTIVRGNVLNREDIRGAIKNADVVISALNTDGTTTLSESMPQIIEEMQREGIKRIITIGTAGILNSREYVDLLRYASPESRRRSTRAAKEHHKVYDLLKQTNLNWTIVCPTALSEAEAEGEYRTTVDFLPENGRKISIKDTADFAYMQILNHTHIKARVGIAY; encoded by the coding sequence ATGAATCTATTCATTTTAGGAGCAACAGGGCGAGTAGGAAGGTTTATTCTACTAAACGCGCTTAAGGATAAAAACAACGTTACAGCTCTTGTGCGAGACCCTGAAAAACTAGATAGCTTTCTTAATGATGCACATTTGACTATAGTTCGTGGAAACGTATTAAACCGAGAAGATATACGTGGCGCCATAAAAAATGCTGATGTCGTCATAAGCGCTCTCAATACCGATGGAACTACTACGTTATCCGAAAGCATGCCTCAAATAATTGAAGAAATGCAACGAGAAGGAATCAAAAGGATTATAACAATCGGTACTGCAGGTATATTAAACAGCAGAGAATATGTTGATCTATTAAGATACGCTTCCCCAGAATCAAGGAGGAGGTCAACTCGCGCCGCTAAAGAACATCATAAAGTGTATGATTTACTGAAACAGACCAATTTAAACTGGACCATTGTCTGTCCTACTGCCCTTTCAGAAGCAGAAGCAGAAGGGGAATACCGTACAACAGTTGATTTCCTACCTGAAAATGGGAGAAAAATATCCATTAAAGACACTGCGGATTTTGCGTATATGCAGATTTTAAATCATACCCACATAAAGGCTCGTGTCGGAATTGCTTATTAA
- a CDS encoding GNAT family N-acetyltransferase — protein sequence MNDNVMINLSIEDKEVPLLRESVGWARRDQDYPLLFERCTFWAGMRGKHGELIAFGYLCGMGLEHGYIEDVIVHPAYQGLGIGAKLVKRLLVEAETVGIEVVTVTFDTKHASFYQRCGFTCGGGGVWRKRNR from the coding sequence ATGAACGATAACGTGATGATAAATCTTTCCATTGAAGATAAAGAAGTACCCCTATTAAGAGAAAGCGTAGGCTGGGCAAGAAGAGATCAAGATTACCCGCTTCTTTTTGAGCGCTGTACCTTTTGGGCAGGGATGAGAGGAAAGCACGGAGAACTCATTGCATTTGGTTATCTATGTGGAATGGGTTTAGAGCATGGATACATAGAAGACGTGATCGTCCACCCAGCGTATCAAGGTCTTGGTATCGGTGCTAAATTGGTGAAACGTCTGCTAGTCGAAGCAGAGACAGTTGGTATAGAAGTTGTCACTGTGACGTTTGATACAAAACATGCATCTTTTTATCAACGATGTGGGTTTACGTGTGGAGGGGGAGGGGTTTGGCGAAAAAGAAATAGGTAA
- a CDS encoding DUF2292 domain-containing protein gives MTQLEKLEYGSLLITVHNGKVTQVDCTEKRRLNKN, from the coding sequence GTGACACAGTTAGAAAAGCTTGAATATGGTTCATTACTCATTACAGTACATAATGGCAAAGTCACACAAGTAGATTGTACAGAGAAACGTAGATTGAATAAAAATTAG